GGCGCCCCTGTCGTTCTCAACCTCTTCCAGAGGATGAGGGCAGAGCCCGTCCTTCCAAATGCCTTCACCTTCGCTGGAGTCTTCACCGCTGCTACCAATGTCGGTGATGTATTCCGTGGGAGAGAGGTTCATTGCGTTGCTGTGAAAAGTGGGAGCTGCGGTGATGTCTATGTGGGCAGCTCTTTGCTCAGCATGTACTCTAAGATGGGGCTGCTCTCTGATGCGAGGAAGGTGTTTGATAAAATGCCGCAAAGAAATTCTGTCTCGTGGGCGGCCATGATTTCAGGGTACGCTGCCGAAAAGAAGCATGGCATGGAGGCTTTCCAGTTGTTCAAACTGATGCTGGCCAGACAAGAGAGCGAAGTGAACGAGTTTGTGCTGACGAGTGTTCTCAGCGCTCTCTGCCTCCCTGAGTTCCTTGACAAGGGCCGGCAGGTGCACGGCCTGGTAATAAAAACCGGATTGGCCTCGTTCGTGCCGGTCTGGAACGCGCTTGTGACTGTGTATGCGAAATGCGAGTGCATGGACGATTCGTTCTCTGTGTTTGATGAAACCTCGGGTGATGCTGACAAGAAGAATTCCATCACTTGGTCTGCCGTGATCACTGGGTACTCCCAGAATGGCCATTCAGACAAGGCTCTGGAGTTGTTTTCTAAGATGCATTTGGCTGGAGCTCAGCCCAACGAATTCACCTTTGTCGGCGTGCTCAACGCTTGTGCTGATAGGATTTCTTTGCACCGTGGGAAGGAAGCTCACGGCTACCTGTTGAAACTGGGTTTTGAACTTCAAGTTTACATCAAGAGCGCTCTTGTTCATATGTATGCACAGTGTGGTTGCATTGACGAAGCGAGGAGAGCGTTCCAACAGCTGCACCATCATGAGGCTGATGTTGTTCTCTGGAGCACCATGATCGGCGGCTGTGTACAGAATGGAGAACATGAAGAAGCTTTAACATTGTATGGCAGGATGGAGAGGGAGAGCATCTCTCCTAATGATCTCACCCTGGCTATTGTGCTCAAGGCTTGCTCCAGCCTTGCTGCTTTGGAACAGGGAAAACAGGTCCATGCTCGTGTTCTCAAGTACGGTTTCCCTTTGTTTATTCCAGTTGGAAGTGCTTTATCCACTATGTACGCCAAGTGTGGGAACTTGGAAGATTGCAGGCTTGTGTTCCGACGAATTCTTCGTAAGGACGTTGTTGCATGGAATTCAATAATTGCTGGATTCACACACAATGGACGTGGAGAAGAAGCTTTAGAGCTGTTTGACCAGATGAAATTAGAGGGCACTGAACCAGACCATGTCACGTTTGTTAACCTCCTCTGTGCTTGCAGTCACATGGGATTGGTTGAGAAAGGCTGGCATTTCTTCAGATTGATGCAAGATGAGTATTGCTTAGAGGCAAGGGTGGAGCACTATGCTTGTATGGTTGATATACTCAGCAGGGCTGGACTAGTAGAGAATGCCAAGGAGTTCATAGCATCAGTTCCAATCGATCACGGCACGAGCCTGTGGCGTATCCTCCTAGGGGCCTGTCGTGACCGCCAGAGTTTCGATGATATCGGAGCATACGCCGGTGAAAGGCTGGTGGAACTGGGCACTCAGGATTCATCAGCGTACATTTTGCTTTCAAATATATATGCAGCTCGCAACAGGTGGGATGATGTGGAGAGAGTGAGGAGAAAAATGAGGGAGAGAGGAGTGAATAAGGACCCTGGTTGTAGTTGGATTGAGTTCAAGAGTGGAGTTCATGTATTCGTTTCCAGGGAGCTTCTGCATCCACAGATCAAAGAGATACAAGAACAAGTGAGAAGCCTCACAAAGCACATGAGGCTTGAAGGCTACCATACTTGTTTACAGTTGCATTCTTTTCCTGAATATAGTATTCAAGAACAGGTCACCGAGGAAGATGagtttcaattaattgaatCCTGTGTTTCCTGATTAAAATATACTAGCATTACATTATCACAGTTCAAAAATTCAGATGT
This portion of the Dioscorea cayenensis subsp. rotundata cultivar TDr96_F1 chromosome 3, TDr96_F1_v2_PseudoChromosome.rev07_lg8_w22 25.fasta, whole genome shotgun sequence genome encodes:
- the LOC120253418 gene encoding pentatricopeptide repeat-containing protein At2g33680: MEKTQLFRLFLGAAERKSIVSGKCLHAYIVKSGFWADTFLSNSAIKMYAKCGHLPDASAAFDDMLSRDVVSWNFLINSYSHLGAVGAPVVLNLFQRMRAEPVLPNAFTFAGVFTAATNVGDVFRGREVHCVAVKSGSCGDVYVGSSLLSMYSKMGLLSDARKVFDKMPQRNSVSWAAMISGYAAEKKHGMEAFQLFKLMLARQESEVNEFVLTSVLSALCLPEFLDKGRQVHGLVIKTGLASFVPVWNALVTVYAKCECMDDSFSVFDETSGDADKKNSITWSAVITGYSQNGHSDKALELFSKMHLAGAQPNEFTFVGVLNACADRISLHRGKEAHGYLLKLGFELQVYIKSALVHMYAQCGCIDEARRAFQQLHHHEADVVLWSTMIGGCVQNGEHEEALTLYGRMERESISPNDLTLAIVLKACSSLAALEQGKQVHARVLKYGFPLFIPVGSALSTMYAKCGNLEDCRLVFRRILRKDVVAWNSIIAGFTHNGRGEEALELFDQMKLEGTEPDHVTFVNLLCACSHMGLVEKGWHFFRLMQDEYCLEARVEHYACMVDILSRAGLVENAKEFIASVPIDHGTSLWRILLGACRDRQSFDDIGAYAGERLVELGTQDSSAYILLSNIYAARNRWDDVERVRRKMRERGVNKDPGCSWIEFKSGVHVFVSRELLHPQIKEIQEQVRSLTKHMRLEGYHTCLQLHSFPEYSIQEQVTEEDEFQLIESCVS